Proteins co-encoded in one Brassica oleracea var. oleracea cultivar TO1000 chromosome C4, BOL, whole genome shotgun sequence genomic window:
- the LOC106339350 gene encoding uncharacterized protein LOC106339350, with translation MGRSALIHLIRSQSRRLSSSSSSSFTSGYGRSVAGTWSPSPPSSSVISKVRFPEAQSLYQRSWASSRAAQDDDDEHKISIGPLDKNDGGVIYYGPISSTIKKVKLLSLSTCCLSVSLGPVITFMTSPGLNVIMKGAVASTVIFLSASTTAALHWFVSPYVHKLRWQPGSDTFEVEMMTWLATFAPKTLKFSDIRYPDTQRPFVSFKAEGEYYFVDAERCTNKALLARLTPPKDAQDSAFKNL, from the exons ATGGGAAGATCAGCTCTGATTCACTTGATTCGCTCTCAGTCTCGCCGTCTCTCTTCCTCCTCCTCATCCTCCTTCACTTCAG GATATGGCCGGTCAGTAGCAGGGACATGGTCACCATCACCACCATCATCATCAGTGATCTCTAAGGTCAGATTCCCAGAGGCACAATCTCTATACCAGAGAAGCTGGGCATCATCTAGAGCCGCCCAAGATGATGATGATGAGCACAAGATCAGCATCGGACCACTAGACAAGAACGATGGAGGAGTGATTTACTACGGCCCAATCTCATCAACCATAAAGAAAGTCAAACTCCTCTCTCTCTCCACTTGCTGCCTCTCCGTCTCTCTCGGCCCAGTCATCACCTTCATGACCTCCCCCGGACTCAACGTGATCATGAAAGGCGCGGTTGCCTCCACCGTGATCTTCCTCAGCGCTTCCACGACCGCTGCTCTCCACTGGTTCGTGAGCCCTTACGTTCACAAGCTGAGGTGGCAGCCTGGTTCGGATACTTTTGAGGTGGAGATGATGACTTGGCTTGCTACGTTTGCACCGAAGACGCTGAAGTTTTCGGATATACGTTATCCGGACACGCAGAGGCCGTTTGTGAGCTTTAAGGCGGAAGGGGAGTACTACTTTGTGGATGCGGAGAGGTGCACAAACAAGGCGTTGTTGGCTAGGCTTACTCCTCCTAAGGATGCACAAGACTCTGCTTTCAAGAATTTGTGA
- the LOC106342297 gene encoding mitochondrial substrate carrier family protein C translates to MVSANDPIETIFNSIQVVKDALLPIELGVKKAARDIESCWVSKEKDFRLGRNRKKRVCDSVQCFVSEERKKGLSFKFPVKKKDKSLDDEDSCTNCFKFAMTWSLLVSGFVHAFPVPFKIGKKRIHDENSLKLKPKAKEMRKSQSAKSLEKEGNSFTIECAIGFVVEMLAQNLQKLDQFIQDSSQSEDSPLIFNIWDARKLDVNGFLGNLMFARVGDVASGIVGLTSPMSEDGDESNVSKEESVVDPPQSLASGLLSIPLSNVERLKSTLSTISLTELIELLPQLGRPPGDHPDKKKLISVQDFFRYTESEGRRFFEELDRDGDGKVTLEDLEIAMRRRKLPRRYAKEFMRRARSHLFSKSFGWKQFLSLMEQKEPTILRAYTSLCLTKSGTLQKSEILASLDNAGLPANEENAIAMMRFLKVDTEESISYGHFRNFMVLLPYERLQDDPRNIWFEAATVVAVAPPVALPAGDVLKSALAGGLASALSTSLLHPIDTIKTRVQASTLSFPEVIAKLPEIGVRGVYKGSIPAILGQFSSHGLRTGIFEASKLVLINFAPNLPEIQIQSIASFCSTLLGTAVRIPCEVLKQRLQAGMFNNVGEAIVGTWKQDGPGGFFRGTGATLCREVPLYVVGMGLYAESKKMVAQALGRELEAWETIAVGAVSGGVAAVVTTPFDVMKTRMMTATPGRPISMSMVFFSVLRHEGPLGLFKGAVPRFFWVAPLGAMNFAGYELAKKAMQKNEEDQLGQKKLC, encoded by the exons ATGGTGTCAGCGAACGACCCTATCGAGACGATATTCAATTCGATCCAAGTCGTTAAAGACGCTCTCCTCCCCATCGAGCTAGGCGTCAAAAAGGCGGCGAGAGACATCGAGAGCTGCTGGGTGAGCAAAGAGAAGGACTTTCGTTTGGGAAGAAACAGGAAGAAGCGAGTGTGTGATAGTGTTCAGTGTTTTGTTAGTGAAGAGAGGAAGAAAGGTTTGTCCTTTAAGTTCCCTGTGAAGAAGAAAGACAAGTCTTTGGATGATGAGGATTCTTGTACGAATTGCTTCAAGTTTGCTATGACTTGGTCTTTGTTGGTGAGTGGCTTTGTCCATGCTTTTCCTGTTCCTTTTAAGATAGGCAAGAAGAGGATTCATGATGAGAACAGCCTTAAGCTTAAACCAAAGGCTAAAGAGATGAGGAAGAGCCAGTCAGCTAAATCTTTAGAAAAGGAAGGGAACAGTTTCACGATTGAATGCGCTATTGGGTTTGTTGTTGAAATGTTGGCTCAGAATCTCCAGAAGCTAGACCAGTTCATCCAGGACAGTTCACAGAGTGAAGATAGTCCACTTATCTTTAACATATGGGATGCTAGGAAACTCGATGTGAATGGATTCCTTGGGAACTTGATGTTTGCAAGAGTTGGAGATGTGGCGTCTGGTATAGTTGGCCTGACATCTCCTATGAGTGAAGATGGTGATGAAAGTAACGTTAGTAAGGAGGAAAGTGTAGTAGATCCTCCACAGAGCTTGGCTAGTGGACTACTGAGTATACCTTTGTCGAACGTAGAGCGTTTGAAATCCACACTGTCCACGATTTCATTGACTGAGCTTATTGAGCTTTTACCCCAGTTAGGACGACCTCCAGGAGACCATCCGGACAAGAAGAAACTAATCTCTGTTCAGGATTTTTTCAGATACACCGAGTCTGAAG GCAGGAGGTTCTTTGAAGAACTAGATAGAGATGGTGATGGTAAAGTAACATTGGAAGATCTGGAAATTGCAATGAGGAGAAGAAAATTGCCCAGAAGATACGCCAAGGAGTTTATGAGACGAGCGAGGAGTCATCTTTTCTCAAAATCATTCGGTTGGAAGCAGTTTTTGTCATTGATGGAACAGAAGGAGCCAACCATCCTCCGCGCCTACACTTCTCTCTGTTTGACAAAGTCTGGTACTCTTCAGAAGAGTGAGATATTGGCATCACTAGATAACGCTGGACTTCCTGCTAACGAAGAGAACGCTATAGCCATGATGAGGTTCTTGAAAGTTGACACCGAAGAGTCTATCTCGTATGGACATTTTCGTAACTTCATGGTTTTGCTGCCGTATGAGCGGTTACAGGATGATCCTCG TAACATCTGGTTTGAAGCTGCGACTGTTGTTGCTGTTGCACCTCCCGTGGCCCTACCTGCTGGAGATGTTCTGAAATCTGCATTAGCGGGAGGACTTGCCTCTGCTCTCTCCACTTCCCTATTGCATCCCATTGACACAATCAAG ACACGTGTGCAAGCATCAACCTTATCATTTCCTGAAGTAATAGCAAAGCTTCCAGAGATTGGTGTCCGGGGAGTGTATAAGGGTTCTATTCCAGCAATTCTTGGACAATTTTCAAG CCATGGCCTGCGGACAGGAATATTCGAAGCAAGTAAACTTGTTTTGATCAATTTTGCTCCCAATCTCCCAGAAATTCAG ATTCAATCGATTGCGTCATTCTGCAGCACGCTATTAGGCACGGCTGTGCGGATTCCATGTGAGGTGCTGAAGCAACGGTTACAGGCTGGCATGTTTAACAATGTAGGGGAAGCCATAGTAGGGACGTGGAAGCAAGACGGTCCAGGAGGGTTTTTCCGTGGGACAGGCGCAACTCTTTGCCGTGAAGTCCCACTATACGTTGTCGGCATGGGACTGTATGCAGAGTCCAAAAAG ATGGTGGCGCAAGCGCTGGGAAGAGAGCTAGAGGCATGGGAGACAATAGCAGTTGGGGCGGTGTCAGGAGGTGTAGCAGCAGTTGTAACGACACCGTTCGATGTGATGAAGACGAGGATGATGACTGCAACACCAGGGAGACCGATCTCAATGTCAATGGTTTTTTTCTCGGTTCTGCGTCACGAGGGACCGCTTGGTTTGTTCAAAGGAGCGGTACCGAGGTTCTTCTGGGTGGCTCCTCTCGGTGCAATGAACTTTGCTGGATATGAACTAGCCAAGAAAGCTATGCAGAAGAACGAGGAAGATCAGCTTGGTCAGAAGAAGCTTTGCTAA
- the LOC106337240 gene encoding uncharacterized protein LOC106337240, whose protein sequence is MAESPVHVNLVPIEATSESFADYGQVIEASSDGDLFGPNDAQLDLSRGTPRFYIMRLEGRSFGFSTITHHANVTQCLGSVGGHVWYLGVAKPSLIEDVGGERGTRVVESGSDGHLYAPPTVEEVRVFRFSGPKFVKLNRGTWHDGPFFSDSSMDFYNLELSNTNEMDHTRHSFKKKNGVIFRFEDSTSS, encoded by the exons ATGGCGGAATCTCCTGTGCATGTGAACCTGGTCCCGATCGAAGCTACATCCGAAAGCTTCGCAGATTATGGTCAAGTCATCGAAGCCTCCTCAGATGGTGATCTCTTCGGTCCTAACGACGCTCAGTTAGATCTCTCCAGAGGAACCCCACG TTTCTATATCATGCGGCTCGAAGGTCGATCCTTTGGCTTCTCAACGATCACGCACCACGCGAACGTGACGCAGTGTTTGGGATCTGTAGGAGGTCACGTTTGGTATCTCGGCGTAGCGAAGCCATCTCTTATTGAAGATGTTGGTGGAGAAAGAGGAACAAGAGTTGTAGAGTCAGGGTCCGATGGTCACTTGTACGCGCCTCCTACGGTTGAAGAAGTGCGAGTCTTCAGGTTTTCAGGACCGAAGTTTGTTAAGCTGAACCGTGGTACGTGGCATGATGGGCCGTTCTTCAGTGACAGCTCCATGGACTTCTACAACCTTGAGCTGAGCAACACAAAT GAGATGGATCACACGAGACATAGTTTCAAGAAGAAGAATGGGGTCATCTTCCGGTTTGAGGATAGCACATCATCCTAA
- the LOC106339125 gene encoding ubiquitin carboxyl-terminal hydrolase 10-like → MAIPNSTAFNSIIRFRSPGEEKRIVSELTTSLNEGDSYFVISKRWYTSWQKYIASIGGGAPRPGPIDNSDIIDDTTSDGDPQLRRYLVEDEDYVLVPHQVWKTLLEWYNVGPPIPMTLIYLFLSDARNVHNVTDIRLAKEASIWELYVKVCANTGVSLEKARIWDYFNRRKVKLLDPLSNASLEESGLLMDQDILLEVDEVGLAGLVNLGNTCYMNSTLQCLAHTPSILQYFLRDYTHQGELTKAFGELLKELWSSRKKAVAPSFFKTKLDKAAAAPQFSGHYQHDSHELLISLLARLHEVSDVCQQTYTYDSFTSLSLPLPSTRTWSISLLSCLENFLAEEPLGPNNMWFCPECKEKRKANKKLDLWKLPEILVLHLKRFRTSKCFVKKIDTFVNFPINDLDLSKYVKNKNGESYLYELYAVSNYYIGPGGVRHYTAYAKLIDYNKWYHFNDSHVSPVNESVVRSKAAYLLFYRRRVGSETKAQSSEVSMTDDMD, encoded by the exons ATGGCGATCCCTAATTCCACAGCTTTCAACTCAATCATTCGCTTTCGTTCTCCCGGGGAAGAGAAACGTATTGTTTCGGAACTGACTACCAGCTTGAACGAAGGAGACTCGTACTTCGTCATCTCCAAAAG GTGGTACACAAGCTGGCAGAAATATATTGCTTCTATAGGAGGAGGAGCTCCTAGGCCTGGACCGATTGATAACAGTGACATCATCGACGACACCACAAGTGATGGTGATCCACAACTTCGTAGATACCTTGTTGAAGATGAAGACTACGTTCTTGTTCCTCACCAAGTTTGGAAAACTCTTCTTGAATG GTATAACGTGGGTCCTCCAATACCAATGACCTTGATCTACCTTTTTTTGTCAGATGCAAGAAACGTTCACAATGTAACTGATATACGTTTGGCAAAAGAG GCCTCTATATGGGAGCTTTATGTGAAGGTTTGTGCTAATACAGGTGTATCTCTAGAAAAG GCTCGCATCTGGGATTACTTTAACAGGAGGAAAGTTAAACTCTTGGATCCTTTATCTAACGCGAGCCTGGAAGAGTCAGGTCTTCTCATGGACCAAGAT ATTCTTCTTGAAGTTGATGAGGTAGGCCTAGCAGGACTGGTTAATTTGGGAAACACTTGCTATATGAATAGCACTCTTCAGTGTTTGGCACACACGCCTTCCATACTTCAATACTTCTTGCGAGATTACACTCATCAGGGCGAGCTTACTAAGGCGTTTGGTGAGCTGTTGAAGGAGCTATGGTCTTCAAGGAAGAAGGCAGTTGCACCGAGCTTTTTCAAGACAAAACTGGATAAAGCTGCTGCTGCTCCACAGTTTAGTGGTCACTATCAACACGACTCTCAT GAACTGCTTATTTCCTTATTAGCTAGGCTGCATGAAGTCTCTGACGTCTGCCAA CAAACGTACACCTATGACTCCTTCACGTCCTTGTCTTTACCTTTGCCTTCAACACGTACTTGGTCAATATCTCTTCTTTCTTGTTTGGAGAACTTTTTAGCAGAAGAGCCTCTAGGACCGAATAACATGTG GTTTTGTCCGGAGTGCAAAGAGAAAAGGAAAGCTAACAAGAAGCTTGACCTTTGGAAGCTGCCAGAGATTCTCGTGTTACATTTAAAACGGTTCAGGACCAGCAAATGTTTCGTGAAGAAGATAGATACGTTTGTGAACTTCCCAATTAACGATCTAGACTTGAGCAAGTACGTGAAAAACAAGAATGGCGAGTCGTACTTGTATGAGCTGTATGCAGTGAGCAACTATTACATTGGACCTGGTGGTGTCCGCCACTACACTGCCTACGCTAAG TTGATTGATTACAACAAGTGGTATCATTTCAATGACAGTCATGTTTCACCCGTGAACGAATCTGTGGTCAGAAGCAAAGCGGCCTATCTTCTGTTCTACCGAAGAAGAGTTGGAAGTGAAACAAAAGCACAATCATCTGAGGTGTCGATGACCGATGATATGGATTAG